Genomic segment of Oncorhynchus keta strain PuntledgeMale-10-30-2019 chromosome 12, Oket_V2, whole genome shotgun sequence:
TGAGCGGGTATCTGACTACAGCCCCAAGTTACACACTCTACCCAGCATTGTGAGCAAACTGAAACAGCTGGGAGTCGACGCCAAGACCACTCAATACCCAAACTACCACCCCTTACCAAACATTCCCAAAAAAATGTTCAAGTGTGAGAATGAAACCGAGGTACTGGACATGGCATCAAAGCTTCTGTGCAAAATAGAAATTTATATTAATTGATTCAAGACATAGTCTGCATATGTTTCCATTGGGCATTGATAGAAAACAAACGGTTGATTATTACATCCAGTTCTTTTAGAaatgcacacaaaaaaaatgctAAAAGCTATTTGATTCGAATTGCTAAATGTATATTTCATGTTATGAGCTTGTGCTTAGCTGCAAGTATATTATGATCATTCAAGTGGTTCAGTAATTATTTTTAAGAAAACATTGATTTAAAAGGAGAAATTGTTTTTGTTATACATCAAATAGAGTCAAATGTTAATTTTCCACGTTTTATGTTGATGTATTCTGTTCTAATAAATGTCAAATATAAATGTGATTTAATAAAGTAAAGATTGATCAGTCTCTCTGCATCCTCAGACATATTACAGTATTTAGTCTCCAAGTAAAACAATGATCAGTCATCTGATAAAAGCATTTTATTTATTAAGAAACCATGAAAATGAACCATAACAGACAAATGCATGTCAACTAACAGAATCTGCTCTGAAAATATCTCCTGTATGAATGATGTCACCACTCATCAGAAAATAAGTCTGGTAGTGTGTGCTTGGTTGTCTCTCGGCAGTAGCCAGCCCCCAGTGTTTATGCAATACAAAATGTTTTGTTCTGTTGTCTTCATAGAGAAACATGTTAGTCTGGGGTTTCATTTGAATCATCTTCAGTCTCTTAACACACATCTTCATCATGACCCTATGGCTGTAGCCTTTATCTGGGATCCAATAATATATACAACAGGCTGCTGCCTGGGCCCATGCGGTGCACTAAGGATACAGAGGAATCTTTACATAGCAGATACAGTATGGTGGATGATAGGAGAACAAAATGCAATACATGCAGCGATCCAGACTAATGTTTTTCACTGGTGACACCAACTTTTTCAGTTGGTGGCACCAGCCCAACTGTCACGCTGGTGCCGTGTAAAGGCagcgtgccgtgtaaaggcacggggacgaagaccaaaaaaacactaaacacaaacacaggaTTGAAACCcgaacaaaagagcgaggagtaccttgaATAAATATCACAcgcgcacaatgattaacacacgggacgagatctgtaatcatctgcgcaatccacaagggcaAGAAAGCACAAAACATAGGTACTCACACTCACCAACGGACATTGTTACAATAATCGACCCCCAATGGAAAACAAAGGGCACATGTATACAAATACAAATCattgggaataggggacaggtgtgcgtgatgaaagttccggagggatccgtgacaccaacaacaataaacataGCGGCGTCACGCAATAGATAAATGAGTAATCACCTTATCAAGTAATCCACAATGCTTAATAAGAAGTGTAAAAGACTATCGAGATGGTATTCAATAAACAAGTTGTTACATCTAACATGTCCAAACAGGAATGCATGATTCAAGATGTTTTGATATGCAACCTAATCCAGTGATTGTCAATCATTTTGGGTTGACAATTAGGCTATTGTTATATTTTACCGTCAAAATAAGGCTCCAGAATTTTCAGATGTTTTTGTTCAGCAGAGATGAATTTTCCTTCATCTTTATGTTGACTAATATGATATATAGCCTAATTCAATTGGTGCCAATTCACCACGGGGGAATTCAGATCCGAGGTAAGTGTGCGGAAATGTAACGTAATTCCCTTTTTATgcacaattggataccacgaaattggggagaaaaggggtaaaataaataaataaaaaagtattgtTCATCCGAAAAGCAAGCCGATGCCCCAAGTTTTTACGCACATTAGGCCTATTTGCTATGAAGACTGCGAGGAACTAAGCTTTACTGTAGTTAATGAACAACAAGCATGTTCCTTATCTGAAAGTGCATTCAATGATGCCTGTTACTCATGGTCTAGACTTGCACGGATGGGCTAGCAGCAAAGGGGTGATCGACACGTGACCCACCTCAACGCTCAGTCTATTATTATTTTACGGTCAATGGAAAAGCAGTGCCAGACTTGCCTAGGTCCACAGCCATATATGCAATCAAGTCCACGCACTGAGTGATACAGAAAAAACAAGAATGTTCTCTCCTCCAGGAATAAATGAGGTAGGTCTGATTCATAGCGTTGCTATGACAGTTTCATTTCATACATGGACTAGTCCCCCACTGCTGCAACTGCTGCCATGCAGTGGGCCCCATGTGGTGGTGCTGAAATGGGCCAGGAGGCCAACACATTTCAGCATGTTTGGAGGAGGGTCCCAGTCAGTCACACTGTCCCAGCCCTGGCAGCTGCAGCACCAAGGACAGCTGTTGGCCTCATGCTCAGCAACTCACCCCAGCTAGGGTTCATGCTCTGTCTCCCTGCTTGTTTTGGGTTTCATGACTTCATTGCCTTTCAGGTATCACATCCCTCTCTGTTATTTCAAACCCCATTTACAAAAGGCCACAAGTGACCATGTCTGTGAAATACATTTTATGTAAACCTAACCCCAGAAATACTGACAGACAAAGAAAGTGAGACTATTGTTCTGGATCAAAGGCATGACTAATTAATGAGACTAGAGTTTAGCCAATGTGGGCTACAGGGGCTAGACGCTATGGTGCTGCAATTAGTTTCAGATAGAGATTAAGATATATTCTTATGTATGTTTGATGAAGATGTTGAAGATGACTTGggtaataaaaaaaatacatttggagACTGGAAAAGATTTGGAGTTTTTATTCTTATTTGCCTATGCAGACCTCTTACGCATTTGCAACTTAAAGTGACAGATTAATAGTGTAAGGTACAAACATTATATGCCCATCTATCCTGTTCAAACGTAGAGATTACATTAACATGACAACTTGAAATTAACTTTCCTTTTTACATCTGATCCGTCTTTTATGCAATGTCTTCAAAGGGGAATCAACAAAGAAAGTAAATTATAATACAGATCTTATCTAACAGAAGAGGAAAGATGGTAATAATAAAACACTCAAATGTAGTCATTAGAGTGAGAGAAACATCTAGGTGGATTAGCTTGCCAGGCTCTTGGTTGGTTGGGGCTGGAGGTCCTGGTGCCACTGTATCAGACAGTGTTGAAAATATTGAAGAAGTCATTCTTCTGGCCCTTTGGAGTCTCCTCCAGCTCCACAGCCTCACAGAAAGACGGCAGAGTGAACATTTCAGGGGCCTTCACCTCAGTGACCACTTCAGAATTGCTGTAAGAAAAAGAGAAATTACATGAAGATTTCGGGCATGCAAGAACCTACAACGTAAGCACAATCAGATATACAGTGCAGAACAAAATCTACAATCGTCAAATAAATCTAGTACTGTAATAGGGCAATATGGTAGCAGCATACTCTACATACATGTCAGTGCCCTTACCACTGCTTTATGCAAGTTAAATGTACGTCACACACCTGAAGAGGAGTGTGATGGAGTCAGTTGAGTAGAAAGTACTGAGTGGTAGACATTCTCCCACAGTAGTTAACGCAGAATACTGGCCTGGAGATCAGATAGATAGACCGACAGACATTAGGACTGACATACACTGTATGTGAATGTTTTGATACGATACACCTCAATAGCCTTGCTATGTAaaccaatatacagtatataaaccaTCATGTATTACTTAATTAATGAAAATCACATTGACAGTCTGACTCCTAATGCGTATCATAATTACCCTTAGTCTCTGCCACAGATCCCATCCATATATTCACTTTGATGTTCTCCTCCTGAACAGTGTCACTCCCCAAAAACAGCTCAACCTGATGGGCTGCACCAGCGGGGAGTTCCAGAGCGTGAGCATGAGAGTGCAGAGACATCTTCTTACAGGACTGGTTTTTCATGTCAATATCATAGAAGACCCCCTGAGAGAGACGGTGTGCCATAACCATAGAAACAAGTGTGTTATACATGTATACTTTGATGTTATAAAGCAGCTATTCTGCATTACAATTGGGTTGGACTCAACTGAAATGTTGTCTTATAAGTGTGTATTTCTGTTAGTTCTCAGTGTTACCTCTTCAAACAGCATCAGGTAGTCCTCCAGATGCTCAGTCTTGTTGAGGTGCATCTCACTTTCAGTGAAACGTAGCTTCTTGTTCGTAGAGTCGTAGCTGTAATGTCCAGTTGCCTTGATTTCACCTCCTGTAAGGGCCATCTGTTTTATCAAGAGATGAAGACCGAGAGgaagatataaagagagagatagagagatgagtaTGACCCAATTCTGTACCTGCAAAAACATCAGTGGACTGAAAAAGGATTGCCTGAGCTGAGAGTCTGGTTTGGTTTTGAAATAATGGAAATATAACCACACAGTGTCCTTACATGAAACTGGACATTGATAATGGTTCATGGATTAATGGGCAACTCACCACAGTCAGGACCCCAGTCATATTAGGTGATGCTAAAAGACAAAAACGGCATTTAGGCAGATTTTAAAACTCAGAGATGTGTAGACATATAGGTATAATTTAAGTTAGAGACTGTCAAATCTATGAACCTTGACAATATTACAGAAACAGTCATACAAGTAACAGCAGTTTTCCACATAGTGCACAGCAAACATTAACTACTACAAGTAGATATAAAGCAGATAATCCTTACTGCAGTGTTGTGGGCCATGGGACTCTGCCAGGGCGGTGGCACCCAGACACAGCCAGATGGAGAGGGCAGCGAAGGCGAAGTCCTGCATCTTCTTTTGGAGGGAGACTGAGGTTAACACTCAAACGTACACAACTCAGAGAGGATGATCACGACTCCAAGCGGTTCCAGGAACTGTGACAGGATGGATGAACACTGGTCCTTTTATAGGGTCCAACCATGGGGTTAAACGGAACACCTCTATGGGTCCAACCCCCACAGTGTCTGTAACAATGGGAAGAATGTTTTGGAAAGAGACGAGGGGTGGTTTAAACTTGCTGACCTTTCCTTCCACGTGGACCCTGACAAACAACATCTGCATAAACAGGGACTTAAGGACAAgccacatggagtcactatgaATTAATGGTCTGCCTTGCCATTgtgtgtcctgttctgtccttgtGTGTCCCTTGTCTTGTCAGCATCTtgtgctacagttgaagtcggaagtttacatacacttaggttggagtgattaaaactcttttcaaccactccacaaatgtatcgttaacacactatagttttggcaagtcagttaggacatctactttgtgcacgacacaagtcatttttccaacaattgtttacagacaaattatttcacttataattcactgtatcacaattccagtgggtcagaagtttacatacactaaggtgtCTGTGCCATTAAATAGCTTGGAAacttccagaaaatgatgtcatggctttataagcttctgataggctaattgacttcatttgagtcaattggaggtgtacctgtggatgtatctcaaggcctaccttcaatctcagtgtctctttgcttgacatcataggaaaatcaaaagaaatcagccaagaactcagaaaaaaattgtagaccacaaatctggtttatccttgggagcaatttcctatGCCTGAAagcaccacgttcatctgtacaaacaatggtaagcaagtaaacaccatgggaccatgcagcagtcataccgctcaggaaggagacgcattctgtctcctagagatgaacgtgctttggtgcaaaaagtgcaaatccatcccgatacaacagcaaaggaccttgtgaagatgctggaggaaacaggtacaaaagtatctatatccacaataaaataAGTCCTTATATcgccataacctgaaaggtcgcctagcaaggaagaagccactgctccaaaactgccataaaaaaaaagccagacaacaggtttgcaactgcacatggggacaaagatcgtactggataaatgtcctctggtctgatgaaacaaaaatagaactgttgggccataatgactatcgttatggaggaaaaagggggaggcttgcaagccgaagaacaccatcccaaccgtgaagcacgggggtggcagcatcatgttgtgggcgtgcttttctgcaggagggactggtgcacttcacaaaatagatggcttcatgaggaaggataATTACGGGGATATATTGAGGCAGCATCTCAagtcatcagtcaggaagttaaaacttggtcgcaaatgggtcttccaaatggacaatgaccccaaacatacttccaaagttgtgggcaaaatggcttaaggacaacaaagtcaaggtattggagtggccatcacgaagccctgaccttaatcctagAGAAGATGtgcgcagaactgaaaaagcatgtgcaagcaaggaggcctacaaacttgactcagttacaccagctctgtcaggtggaatgggccaaatttcacccaacttattgtgggaagcttgtggatggctacctgaaatgtttgacccaagttaaacaatttaaaggcaatgctaccaaatactaattgagtgtatgtaaacttctgacccactgggaatattattctattatactattattctgacatttcacattcttaaaataaggtggtgatcctaactgacctaagacaggggatttatactaggcttaaatgtatttggctaaggtgtatgtaaacttccaacttcaactgtatattctaTGATTCCTTGGGTATGGTCCACCCAATTAGTTTGTAAGCCATGAGACAATATTCAGATAATAATTATACTGTATGAATGCTTACTTCTTGGTCATAAATGTACTTGTAGTGGACAGTAATATTTgacatgtgtatatacagtatatatgatattataaaTGCCTCACATGCGACTGGTAATaaatgtttatctgactccataaagATAATTAAAATATACAAGCAAGCATCATGCTTGACGTTAACTAGCAAGAATTCGTCTGAGAATTGTCTACACCAAAGGTAGATATTTAATTAACATTGTACAATGAATGGATTCACATACAAGGAATAAAACTTAAGTTACAAAGCATTAACTTAAAGGACAAAGCATGAACAAAGTGATGCTTAGTCGGCGGGAGGCCTACAAGCCTAGGAAATTGGAACTGATCATACAACCTTCCCCATTGGACAGGATACAGGAtaggagagagaacaaaggcatTTCATTCCATTTCTAACATCTGAAGGTGTAACCTTTCAACCCAAAACCAACCACCATTGaccaatcaaatgatacaaagTTTACAGTATCCTAAAAACTCCCGGCCCCAATCTCCACAGGGTGTCACAGCATTTAAAGACTTGTGTGAGGGATGAGACCAGTGTAAATAAGACAGCCTAGATACTTTATTTGATGGCTTCTCAACAATAAACTGTAATAGCGTAGAATATAGTGCACTTCTCAAACTAGAATATCTACTGTGTAAGATCTTCTAAAGCTCTACCGAAAGTTTTATTCATGCCCTTACAGTATATTAATAGTGCTTCCTGTGCAGTTTATGTCTCTATGGCTGTGAAAGATCCAGCGATCCTCTGAAGAAATAAGGGGGAGTCCAATCCAAACACTGAAAGCCCTGGTCAAATGAGGTCGGCTCACTGTCGTCCTGCTGTCTGTCCTTTGTTGCTCTACAGCAAACTCTATAAGACAACAGATTTGTCTTTCCTTTGAGAGGATGAATATGATCACATTGCTGAATAGGTAACATTCCACTAAATCTTCAACTGAAAGGTATGTTTTGAAAAAGTTGTCACGCCTactcctgctccctccctccgaCACTCGAACCCATATTGCGCACACCTGACAACCATCATTGCGCACACCTGCTTCCTATTCGCACACCTGCTCCCATGGACCCCAACATCACCATCCTCCAGAGGTCAGAGAGGGAGGTGAGCAACTTTTCCAATTCCACCAAGGTGCCCAGACCGCTGCGGAGTACGCCCTCGCCATTCGGACTGTGGCAGCCTTCAGCGGATGGCATGAACCGGCACTCCACACGCTATTCTGCAGTGGACTGCACGAAGAGGACCAGCTGGAGTTGGCATGTCGGGATGACAACATATCCTTGGACGCTCTCATCGCAATGGCCATCTGTCTGGATAACCTTCTTCGGGCGCGTTGGTGTCCACCTCACCACTCACCTCCCTCCTTTGGCTGTCCTGGAGGCCAGGGCCTATTCGCACACCTGCTCCCATGGACCCCAACATCATCTAGGATTTACAACCCCGCCGACCAACCCGCTCCTTGCGGCCGTCCTCCTTTCTGCGGCTGTAACCGCATGTCATGGTAGGGATTGTGCTCCCTCTCTGGTGCTTGACGTCGCCagtctactaaccaccagtcctggcAACCCATTTTGCGCACGCCTGGCAATAATCATTGAGTACACCTGCTACCCATCATTAAGTGCACCTGGAGTTCATCACCACCATGATTACTCTCCCTTCATATAGCCCTCACCAACCTCAGGCAGTATTGGTTTTGTTTTCATGTCCagactatagggaataggatgtaaTTTGGGACAGAGCCCTACTGCTTGGCTAGGCTTAATGAGCCCAGGCAGGCAGGAGTAACATTCGCCTTGTATTTTCTTGTTTTGTAACTCTGTTtgttattattaaactcaccatCTGCACCTGCTTACTAACTCCCTGGGCCCTTACACACATGAAAACAAAAAATTCCCCCGGGAGTCGACAGAACATGAGTTGCAAGTTTATGATATATCATTAACCCCTTTAACCTTGCCAGATCTTTTTTCCCTCTCAGATTTCTCTACATTGTTGCTGGCCGACAAAAGACAAAGACAAGATCTGCTGTGGTGGGAAAGAAGTACCCCAGAGTGGTCTAaagcgtgcgtctgtgtgtgaacAAGGGTCTTTAAGTTCACGATTAGTTGTTGCTGATCAattgcttgtttttttttctctaaaCAAAAGTGCTGTTGTTATGTTACCGTATCTACCTTGATTCTGTTTTCATGTCCAGAAGCTTCTCTTGTTTTGTAACTCTgtgtaatgaatactcagggagaaaaagtTGTAGATTCCAGCCCGGCAGGTGTTTTATTTCGCCttcgcagaaggcaggaatcgtggtcGCAGGCAAgggtcatacacaggtaggcaaacaggcaggaatcaaaactaggactgaaggctataactggttctTACAAACGTGCTAGGAAAAGGATTAGAGTCAAAacgaacaatacctcacaaaggcacaaacagaatgaactgaactaaataaggagctgatgagaccaggtgagtaactaacacaggtgaaatcaattaacaaaaatgaaagacagggctacgttcaagaacacagaaacagaacacaaggttgactaagaaaataaatacagaaccttacaCTCTGTTTGTTATTATTAAAGGCACCATCTGCACCTGCTGCCTGACTCACTGGGTCGTCGTTACAAAAGTGGTAAAATGGTGATATATTACCTTGATAAATACCACATTTCACTGCTCCACAGCTCAGTTTACAGAGCATGTTGACTGGTCTATAATCAGTGATCTAACATGCATGGACATCCACATTCTTCAGGATTCAAATCTGGATACACTGTAATAGACACAATCCAAACACTGTAATAGTTGAGTTGTTCCACTAAATTAGTGCCTTTTCATATTTTAAgtaattgtgcaccaatattgaattttaagtcggtttatattaaatgaagtgtcctttaatatagaccacatggagcaTTTTCTTTATACGAATAAAGACTTGCTAATGTGCCAAAATTAATAATTTGTACATGTCCCTCGGACACTTCATGTTTTCACCATGATTGTAAAGTCTTATTTTGTTGCTTGGACAAggtcatttctgaagattatttATTCAATGTGATTCGTGATTCATTTTTGATTATTTTTGGccatgttagttttttttttgtggtggaaaactgagttgGTTGAGCGTAAACACCCCAACCCGTTTACCCATAAACAGGCTAGAAATTATTTAACAATTGCATTTTTTGGGGTGACGCTTGCAAGCTTCCATTTCCCATGTCACAAGGGGACTTATGGCTGATCTAACATGCAATCTACAACCCTGTTAcattatttggcacttaataggcagTATTTCATTTATTAAACCTCTCTAGATGGGAAAACATGTTCAACTTCCTAAAAAAAAGCTTTTCATGACAATGTTAAAATTAGGTGCAATCTGTCACGtcctttatgtctctatttttggtTTGGTCACAGCGTGAATTGGGGTGGGCattttatgtttttgttctatgttttgtatttctgtgtttgacctggtatggttcccaatcagaggcagctgtcaatcgttgtctctgtttgagaaccatacttaggtagcctgttctcacctgtgtttgtgggtagttgttttctgttttgtgtcttcaccttacagaactgtttcgtttcgttcactctctctctttgttgttttttggttatttcagtgttcagtttatttattcaaattaacatggacacttaccacgctgcattttggtctgatcCTTACTATTCCTCATCCGAGGAGGACAACGATCGTTACACAATCAAACGTTTTCTTTCACCAAGTTACACATCAAAAGGCACCAAATTGGCAGACTGGCCCAGTTAGtaattacacctttatttaaccaggtaggcaagttgagaacacgttctcatttacaactgcgaactggccaagataaaaagcagtttgacacatacaacaacacagagttacacatggaataaacaaacatacagtcaataatacagtagaaaaaaagtatatatacagtgtgtgcaaatgaggtaagataagggaggtaaggcaataaaataggccatagtggcgaggtaattacaatatagcaattaaacactggagtgatagatgtgcagaagatgaatgtgcaagtagagatactggggtgcaaaggagaaacataaatagataaatacagtatggggcttaggcagttggatgggctatttacagatgggctatgtacaggtgcaatgatctgtgagctgctctgacagctggtgcttgaagttAGCGAGGGAGATAAGAGTCTTCAACTTCAGCAATTATTGCAGttggttccagtcattggcagcagagaactgaaaggaaaggcggccaaaggaggaattggctttgtgggtgaccagtgagatatacctgctggagcgcgagCTGCGGGTGAGTGCTGCTATGGttaccagtgaactgagataaggcggggctttacctagcaaagacctgtagatgacctggagctagtgggtttggcgacgagtatgaagcgagggccagccatcAAGAGGgtataggtcgcagtggtgggtagtatatggggctttggtgacaaaacggatggcactgtgatagactgcatccaatttgttgagtagagtgttggaggctattttgtaaatgacatcgcccgaagtcgaggatcggtgggatagtcagttttacgaggatacgtttggcagcatgagtgaaggatgctttgttgcaaaataggaagccgattctagatttcattttggattggagatgcttaatgtgggtAATATATGTACATGTCCAAAGTTTACACAAGATAAAAATCCAGACAGTACTGTCCATGGAAAATTCTGACCCTGGCCTACAGAGTGAGACAGGATCACGTCCAAAAACAATGTTTTCTTGTACAAGGAGAGCTCATCTTAGTGCATATAGGTTctgtaatatttgtgttgtggagaaaattaccaggcaggagacaggagtaCAATTGAGTGCTGTTTAGTAAAAACATCTCGTGCCCTACAGCTCCCGGCCCAATAGTAGCTGCTGCTCTGATTGATTCCGGATGGTGAGGTGGTGACAGGATGTGCCTTACTCCGTTGTTTTTGAGAAACATTTCTAAATTGTTTGATGTGAAAGGAGGGCCATTGTCCGAGACAAGCTCTTTGACTAGTCCAAAGGATGCGAACATGTGTCTGAGAATGGTCTTCTCAGCTGTGGTCAGTTGAGTAGGGAACACCTCAATCCACTTGGAATGGACATCGACATCAACAAGGAAATGTTGCTTGTCAATCTTGGCGTAATCCACATGGATGCATCCCCATGGTGTTGCAGCCCAGGACCATGGATGAAGAGGTGTAGTAGCAGGCTTATTGCGAACAGCTTCACAGGGTGAAAAGTGATCTACATGCTGCTGAATGTCCTGATCCAGTCCAGGCCACCACAGATAAGTCTCAGCTTCACCTCTGTGTCGTAGTGGTAAAGCCACTTGCTATTTGGCAGATGCTGTTTCTGAGTCTCGAATGCTTCTTGGCATTGTGGAGACCAATTCCACTTTGTATTGACCTGCAAGTCTGTGAATGCCATTACATAAATGCAAACAAGTTTGCCACTAACTTTCTGTAATAGTTCAGGAGCAAGATGCTCTTCAATGGTTGGTGCCGACAAGGATGTTGTCCattgtgacgtagaagtccgtcactggccgcgggcagcatttggttctttaacgcacgcatacattcatcactcctccctgctccattatcagataagttaacaatgtgggtcgacacacaagttAACTTTTCTGTCTTGGTACATACATTTCACACttatgtcaatgttcatatttaaTACAAGCAATATGTATTTTACTTATCGATGTtatggatgagcgcattgtttgtttgtttgtttgtttgttcagttcctctctctctctctccatcgctgtagcttccgggtatgctggataaGGACCCGAGCAAAGGGAATTGGGGTGACTttgtagtgcctgtcccaaatggccaTTATTGTAAATGGGTATATTAAAAGACACTGTCAGTAGTGATATAATTTTGTAAATGTTATgtggtgatattgtttaaaaaattaaaaaacatgttgcaatgtatatactttagtatgtttagttaatggaaaatgtaggtttgacGAGGTAATTGCTTAAGTAATTGGTgtttaattgttctgaggggaggggatagccctacaaaaggagtcTCTCTTTCAGTTCATGGGGAGgccattttggattgagctgtgaatggggcagcattgtttttagctgtctcataaggtatatgtttgatggcagtactgttgtttttg
This window contains:
- the LOC118391268 gene encoding ependymin-2, with the translated sequence MQDFAFAALSIWLCLGATALAESHGPQHCTSPNMTGVLTVMALTGGEIKATGHYSYDSTNKKLRFTESEMHLNKTEHLEDYLMLFEEGVFYDIDMKNQSCKKMSLHSHAHALELPAGAAHQVELFLGSDTVQEENIKVNIWMGSVAETKGQYSALTTVGECLPLSTFYSTDSITLLFSNSEVVTEVKAPEMFTLPSFCEAVELEETPKGQKNDFFNIFNTV